One genomic region from Rosa rugosa chromosome 1, drRosRugo1.1, whole genome shotgun sequence encodes:
- the LOC133724760 gene encoding uncharacterized protein LOC133724760 isoform X4, with the protein MINYLCIEFIIHISIIVSHYVIGLFSSAPVKNGLQTDCSALLNSGMASNNRKLKGKRYLRTNDGPNDNDQQKMQNVLDGHTTATFFDNNINRRIKSRRWIEVSEAVVEDSRVKQHNDDGINVIQHRDKRVRNNRETSNVTMKRTTVTEANSNGNGQGGTV; encoded by the exons ATGATAAATTATTTGTGTATTGAGTTTATAATACATATAAGCATTATAGTGTCACATTATGTAATCGGTCTTTTTAGTTCGGCCCCTGTGAAGAATGGCTTGCAGACTGATTGTTCAGCTCTTTTGAATTCAG GGATGGCATCAAACAATCGAAAGCTGAAGGGAAAAAGATACCTAAGAACGAATGATGGACCAAATGATaatgatcaacaaaaaatgcAGAATGTGTTGGATGGTCACACTACTGCTACCTTTTTTGATAACAATATCAATCGTCGAATCAAATCAAGAAGATGGATAGAAG tGTCTGAAGCGGTGGTTGAGGATAGCCGGGTAAAGCAACACAACGATGATGGTATCAATGTAATACAACATCGAGATAAGCGAGTTAGAAATAATCGAGAGACGTCAAATGTGACAATGAAGCGAACTACTGTTACTGAGGCTAATTCGAATGGTAATGGTCAGGGTGGAACTG TTTGA
- the LOC133724760 gene encoding uncharacterized protein LOC133724760 isoform X3: MINYLCIEFIIHISIIVSHYVIGLFSSAPVKNGLQTDCSALLNSGMASNNRKLKGKRYLRTNDGPNDNDQQKMQNVLDGHTTATFFDNNINRRIKSRRWIEVSEAVVEDSRVKQHNDDGINVIQHRDKRVRNNRETSNVTMKRTTVTEANSNGNGQGGTGEHLHSFGQASYQSTRQDVGLIDIEKERKKER, from the exons ATGATAAATTATTTGTGTATTGAGTTTATAATACATATAAGCATTATAGTGTCACATTATGTAATCGGTCTTTTTAGTTCGGCCCCTGTGAAGAATGGCTTGCAGACTGATTGTTCAGCTCTTTTGAATTCAG GGATGGCATCAAACAATCGAAAGCTGAAGGGAAAAAGATACCTAAGAACGAATGATGGACCAAATGATaatgatcaacaaaaaatgcAGAATGTGTTGGATGGTCACACTACTGCTACCTTTTTTGATAACAATATCAATCGTCGAATCAAATCAAGAAGATGGATAGAAG tGTCTGAAGCGGTGGTTGAGGATAGCCGGGTAAAGCAACACAACGATGATGGTATCAATGTAATACAACATCGAGATAAGCGAGTTAGAAATAATCGAGAGACGTCAAATGTGACAATGAAGCGAACTACTGTTACTGAGGCTAATTCGAATGGTAATGGTCAGGGTGGAACTG GCGAACATTTACATTCCTTCGGTCAAGCAAGCTATCAAAGCACTAGAcaag ATGTGGGATTGATTGAcattgagaaagaaagaaagaaagagaggtgA
- the LOC133724760 gene encoding uncharacterized protein LOC133724760 isoform X1: MINYLCIEFIIHISIIVSHYVIGLFSSAPVKNGLQTDCSALLNSGMASNNRKLKGKRYLRTNDGPNDNDQQKMQNVLDGHTTATFFDNNINRRIKSRRWIEVSEAVVEDSRVKQHNDDGINVIQHRDKRVRNNRETSNVTMKRTTVTEANSNGNGQGGTGKCNILGNRWLSWETNMSVKNKKKKLSMHTSVTYLFLITII; the protein is encoded by the exons ATGATAAATTATTTGTGTATTGAGTTTATAATACATATAAGCATTATAGTGTCACATTATGTAATCGGTCTTTTTAGTTCGGCCCCTGTGAAGAATGGCTTGCAGACTGATTGTTCAGCTCTTTTGAATTCAG GGATGGCATCAAACAATCGAAAGCTGAAGGGAAAAAGATACCTAAGAACGAATGATGGACCAAATGATaatgatcaacaaaaaatgcAGAATGTGTTGGATGGTCACACTACTGCTACCTTTTTTGATAACAATATCAATCGTCGAATCAAATCAAGAAGATGGATAGAAG tGTCTGAAGCGGTGGTTGAGGATAGCCGGGTAAAGCAACACAACGATGATGGTATCAATGTAATACAACATCGAGATAAGCGAGTTAGAAATAATCGAGAGACGTCAAATGTGACAATGAAGCGAACTACTGTTACTGAGGCTAATTCGAATGGTAATGGTCAGGGTGGAACTGGTAAGTGCAATATTCTAGGTAATAGATGGTTATCATGGGAAACGAATATGAgtgtaaaaaacaaaaaaaaaaagttaagcaTGCATACGAGTGTGACTTacctttttttaataacaataaTTTAA
- the LOC133724759 gene encoding uncharacterized protein LOC133724759 yields MRMLLNIQKGCSDFNSIKTVNEITYPSYQEACQALGLLGDDKEWIEALTNSSYIATASEIRQLFVTIILFCDVASPQTLFDLHWSNMCDDILYKARLETQNPNLTLPESELKNTLLFELEHLFNMSSSSLKDHQLPMPDKNKILELKNKLLKEELDYNCRELKHLHTNLVAQLNTCQKIVYDEVIEGIEKKTCNAFFVHGHGGTGKTFLWHTIISKLRSEGKIVLAVASSGIASILLPNGRTAHSRFKIPITINNLSICPIKKGTHLAKLIDRAELIIWDEAPMCHKHCFESLDKSLRDILSDSNNIQKDKPFGGKPILLGGDFRQILPVITGGTKEQIIEASLNYSYLWQSFKIFHLTENMRLSKKNLTDEDRKNISAFANWLLQIGEGKIQSINYENDIDTSWVEIPNDILIDNYIDPIKAIFLATYQNFNENYNKFDYLRERAIVTPRNTTVTEINNYAINLLPGNVSTYLSSDTIVQNSKNHENMDVLYPTEFLNKLEFPGLPSHKLILKIGMPIMLLRNLNQRSGLCNGTRLIITALFDRLIEAKILTGTNINQKFFIPRIVLTATENKWPFIFKRRQFPVRPCYAMTINKSQGQSLNQVGIYLPEPVFTHGQLYVALSRVTSRNGLKILINNSNNIPNKYTKNIVYKDVLLNL; encoded by the coding sequence ATGAGAATGTTATTAAATATTCAAAAAGGTTGTAGTGATTTCAATTCAATAAAGACCGTTAATGAGATTACATACCCTTCTTATCAAGAAGCCTGTCAAGCCTTGGGGTTATTAGGAGATGATAAAGAATGGATTGAAGCATTAACAAATTCTTCATATATTGCAACGGCTTCTGAAATACGCCAACTTTTTGTTACAATAATCTTATTTTGCGATGTTGCAAGTCCTCAAACATTATTTGATTTACATTGGTcaaatatgtgtgatgatattTTATATAAAGCTAGATTAGAAACTCAAAATCCAAATTTGACCTTACCAGAATCAGAACTGAAGAACACATTGTTATTTGAACTAGAACACCTATTTAATATGTCATCAAGTTCATTAAAAGATCATCAATTACCAATGcctgataaaaataaaatattagaattgaaaaataaattattaaaaGAAGAATTAGATTATAACTGTCGAGAATTAAAACATTTACATACAAATTTAGTTGCTCAGTTAAATACGTGTCAAAAAATTGTTTATGATGAAGTAATTGAAGggattgaaaaaaaaacatgcaaCGCTTTTTTTGTTCATGGTCATGGAGGAACTGGCAAAACTTTTTTATGGCATACAATAATAAGTAAATTAAGATCTGAAGGAAAAATTGTTTTAGCTGTTGCATCATCAGGAATTGCTTCAATATTACTTCCAAATGGTAGAACCGCTCATTCTAGATTTAAAATACCTATTACAATAAATAATTTATCAATATGTCCGATAAAGAAAGGTACTCATCTTGCAAAATTAATTGATAGAGCAGAACTAATTATTTGGGACGAAGCTCCAATGTGTCATAAACATTGTTTTGAGTCATTAGATAAATCTTTACGAGATATTTTATCAGATTCAAATAATATACAAAAAGATAAACCATTCGGTGGTAAACCCATTTTATTAGGTGGTGATTTTAGACAAATTTTACCTGTTATCACCGGAGGAACTAAAGAACAAATAATTGAAGCTTCATTAAACTACTCATACCTTTGGCAATCATTTAAAATATTTCATTTAACAGAAAATATGAgattatcaaaaaaaaatttaactgaTGAGGATAGAAAAAATATTTCAGCTTTTGCAAATTGGCTATTACAAATTGGAGAAGGTAAAATACAATCTATAAATTATGAAAATGATATAGATACATCATGGGTTGAAATTCCAAACGATATACTTATTGATAATTATATAGATCCAATAAAAGCAATTTTTCTAGCAACTTATCAAAATTTCAATGAAAATTACAACAAATTTGATTATTTAAGAGAACGTGCAATAGTTACACCACGAAATACTACAGTAACAGAAATAAACAATTATGCTATAAATTTATTGCCAGGTAATGTGAGTACTTACCTAAGCTCAGATACTAttgttcaaaattcaaaaaatcaTGAAAATATGGATGTTTTATATCCAACAGAATTCTTAAATAAATTGGAATTTCCTGGATTACCATCGCATAAATTAATTTTGAAGATCGGAATGCCTATTATGTTATTAAGAAATTTAAATCAACGATCTGGATTATGTAATGGTACAAGATTAATAATAACAGCATTATTTGATAGATTAATAGAAGCAAAAATATTAACAGGAACAAATATAAATCAAAAATTTTTTATACCTAGAATTGTTCTTACAGCTACTGAAAATAAGTGGCCATTCATTTTTAAAAGACGACAATTTCCAGTTAGACCATGTTATGCTATGACAATTAATAAAAGTCAAGGTCAATCTTTAAATCAAGTTGGCATATATTTACCTGAACCTGTTTTTACTCACGGACAATTATATGTTGCACTTTCAAGAGTTACATCAAGAAATGgtttaaaaattttaataaataataGTAATAATATACCAAATAAATACACTAAAAACATAGTGTACAAAGATGTGTTACTAAATTTATAA
- the LOC133724760 gene encoding uncharacterized protein LOC133724760 isoform X2 → MINYLCIEFIIHISIIVSHYVIGLFSSAPVKNGLQTDCSALLNSGMASNNRKLKGKRYLRTNDGPNDNDQQKMQNVLDGHTTATFFDNNINRRIKSRRWIEVSEAVVEDSRVKQHNDDGINVIQHRDKRVRNNRETSNVTMKRTTVTEANSNGNGQGGTGEHLHSFGQASYQSTRQGNFFFFFSKLYLLYLSK, encoded by the exons ATGATAAATTATTTGTGTATTGAGTTTATAATACATATAAGCATTATAGTGTCACATTATGTAATCGGTCTTTTTAGTTCGGCCCCTGTGAAGAATGGCTTGCAGACTGATTGTTCAGCTCTTTTGAATTCAG GGATGGCATCAAACAATCGAAAGCTGAAGGGAAAAAGATACCTAAGAACGAATGATGGACCAAATGATaatgatcaacaaaaaatgcAGAATGTGTTGGATGGTCACACTACTGCTACCTTTTTTGATAACAATATCAATCGTCGAATCAAATCAAGAAGATGGATAGAAG tGTCTGAAGCGGTGGTTGAGGATAGCCGGGTAAAGCAACACAACGATGATGGTATCAATGTAATACAACATCGAGATAAGCGAGTTAGAAATAATCGAGAGACGTCAAATGTGACAATGAAGCGAACTACTGTTACTGAGGCTAATTCGAATGGTAATGGTCAGGGTGGAACTG GCGAACATTTACATTCCTTCGGTCAAGCAAGCTATCAAAGCACTAGAcaaggtaatttttttttttttttttcaaaattgtaTCTATTATACTTATCAAAATAG